One region of Solanum pennellii chromosome 6, SPENNV200 genomic DNA includes:
- the LOC107021203 gene encoding uncharacterized protein LOC107021203: MPKDRMVNSSSFNGARASPYGCSSKTTELPPVESEREWEEARCAICMEHPHNAVLLLCSSGEKGCLPYMCDTSYRHSNCLDQFCKLSSGTQSEVPQERSTVSGTMLHRGNQVQPSSRTAWFAGGQQPELVCPLCRGQIKGWIVVEAARKFMNSKHRSCSLETCNFNGNYGELRKHARLEHPSDRPAEADPQRLSDWRRLEIQRDAGDTLSAYQTPLGDLVPPDEFFEMPAGMFDFLDDVYSEPEDGFSPDINLLLDLEFEFSFLNDLPYVTWSYEEMMMLLD; encoded by the coding sequence ATGCCGAAAGATAGAATGGTGAACTCTTCGTCCTTCAACGGGGCAAGGGCATCTCCTTATGGTTGCAGCTCAAAGACTACTGAGCTACCACCAGTAGAGAGTGAAAGAGAATGGGAAGAAGCTAGGTGCGCTATATGTATGGAGCATCCACACAATGCTGTCCTTCTACTTTGCTCATCCGGGGAAAAGGGTTGCCTGCCTTATATGTGTGACACAAGTTACCGTCATTCAAATTGTCTTGATCAATTTTGTAAACTATCATCTGGAACACAATCAGAAGTTCCACAAGAGCGAAGTACTGTATCGGGGACGATGCTCCACAGGGGAAATCAGGTACAACCTTCATCAAGAACAGCCTGGTTTGCTGGGGGGCAGCAACCAGAGCTTGTCTGCCCTCTTTGCCGGGGACAGATTAAAGGATGGATTGTCGTAGAGGCAGCTCGTAAATTCATGAATTCCAAACACAGGAGTTGTTCGTTGGAGACATGCAATTTTAATGGCAATTATGGAGAACTAAGAAAGCATGCCAGGCTTGAGCATCCCTCAGACAGGCCAGCCGAGGCTGACCCTCAAAGACTGTCTGATTGGAGAAGGTTGGAGATTCAAAGAGACGCTGGGGATACTCTCAGTGCATATCAGACACCATTAGGTGATCTCGTTCCTCCAGATGAGTTCTTTGAGATGCCTGCTGGTATGTTTGACTTCCTTGATGATGTGTACTCTGAGCCTGAGGATGGATTTAGTCCAGACATCAATCTGTTGTTGGATTTGGAATTTGAGTTCTCCTTTCTGAATGACCTCCCATATGTGACTTGGTCATATGAAGAGATGATGATGCTGTTGGACTGA